The genomic DNA AAGGAAGTACTTTTATCTAACGTGAGTGTTATGGACGCCTCGGagtcatgtttcttttctttccaggctcatggaaaggaggaagaaagaggaaatctTTCTCTGCTGAACAGAGAATTACACAGTGGTTTATAACCTGACAGACTCAACTAATTCCAGGTCTAACAtcacaatgaaaaattaattagaagCTTTTGCTGGTATAGTAATGCCACCTGGAGAGTGATATTTATGTGGTATTTTTATTCTGGCAAAAGCATTAATGTAGGTGGAATCTTACCAGCAAAGAGTGCTTTCTGTCAGGAGAGTTAATTTTGCTTGTGGAACTGGCACAGCTTTGCTGGCAAACAGTATTTCTTTGCACTCCAAGCTCCTTGCATTGAAAGATTTATCAGAGCAATTAAGCTTCAGAAAGTAGTTGATGGTATAAAATACactgtggttttgtttatttgtgtggGGGAAGACAGCAAatgctttttgcatttgtttaattTGATTATATTAAAGTGCACTGTTTGACAAATGCTGGGTTTGGGTTTTCATGCAGGAGCTTTATAATAGAAGAGAGAAGCTTTATGCTGTGTGAGGATCTACTTTATGGCAGAATGTCCTTCAAAGGATTCAATCCGGAAATTGAGGTACtatttaaatattctcttttgAGGTGGTCTCACATTAGGATTGAAACCCTTGGGAACAGGGACTTTAGTGTTCACCCTCCATGCTGCCTGGCCTTTGCAGCACCTTCAGTAAATTCTCTCATGTGCAAGAAAACTGCAATTCAAACCAAAATGTTGATCAATGTAGCATCTGGTAAGTAGAAACCTTTTATCTCTGTGGGTTGATGGTCAGTAATTACGTAATTCCTGCAGATCTTTCCTTCCTTGAGCTGAGAAGACTGTCCCACAGCTTACCAAAACAATAGCTCTTTGTTCCTCCTGCCATTTAATTCAGAGCCCAATATTACAAATATTCAACCCTGTTTATTCAGCACTTACTCATATAAGTAGGGTCTTGAAATTCCAAAGTAAAAATTCTGGGCAAGAgagtctttcatttctttctggcaTGATTCATGCTGATAGAACTAGTAATTACTGAAAtggtaataaaaatgttactgctgAACTGAAACAAGAGGATGAAAGTACAAAGACAAAGAGATGTGAGGAAGGCTATGCAAGGTGATTTAATGGGGCATTCTTTTAGTTATTTTGAACTTGCTTTCACTGTGACTTGGCATATAATTGCTTCATGGTTTTTATTATCGTTTATTGTAAATTCTTGCAGATATTTTTCAATTGTAACAAAACCATTCCAAAGACTATGTGCTGACatcacaatgaaaaaataattaggatCTAACTGTCTGGTCTCCTCAAGATGTCTGCCGTGCATTTGAGGGTGCTTGGATAGAACAGTTCACTGAAAACCCTGTTTatatcttgtctttttttctcaaaggCAAACTCTTAAGCTCATCTTAGCATTGAAGAGGAATGTTACCTTTTCTTATAGCCCTGTGCTTTAGCCTGAACAGAATACAGCAAATGAGGAAAATGGGGATTAAAACTGATCCTTAACTTTTATGCACTTTTCCTGCCAGTGAATTTCAGCATAGTTGACATTGTGTCAGGGTTATATGTTTAAGCTATTTcttacttcattttcagaagttaaTGGTCCAAATGAACtctaaaagcaagaaagaagaaattgaagtGGATGATAAAATGGAGGCTGATGTGTCAGATGAAGAAATGGCCAGAAGGTACACTATTCCTAGCCAGTATTGATTATATCTTAAAATATGTGATATATTAGGTATTATgtgcaggagaagaaaaaaaaaaaaaacaacaacaaaaagcatttaatactTCAGTGATTTCTCAGgatttttggtgtttgtttagTGAAATCTCTATCAATTTGGGGGTTAAAATCTCGTAgatgttttctgccttttgatATCCCTATATTCCATTCTAATACCTCCTAGCTCCAGATTACTGCTCATTTTGACAGCTTAGGTTTGTTAGTAATTTAATCCGTGATCATGTAGTACTTGTGCTTCTTAAACGTCTAATGACAGGCTTTTTATACTACTTGAATTGTTGATTAGATTTGTGATTTCCTGCATTGAACTTGCACTGATTTCAGTAAAAGCTGacaatttttaattatctttacaGATATGAAACATTAGTGGGAACAATAGGGAAgaaattcttgaaaaaaagaGACCAGCGTGTTCTTCgtgatgaagatgaagatgagaaTAGCAACTCAAGACCTAAGAAAGCcaagaaaatgttcttaaaacCTCAGGATTAATGTCAACTGCACAACTGGAGCTGATAGAAATGTTATCTACCAAATATAGTACCATGAACCGAAGATTGTTTTGAGTTTTTGCTATTTAATGTAAAGGATAGAATTGTAAATCTGAGTCTGTTCTCACTGAAATTTCTGCCATCCACATgatgaacatttttaaaagtggaTGTGTATATAATGGATGTCATACATCCTTTCCTCTCTGAGCAGCTTTTAACGTGTGGGGCATTAAGCCCATCAgtcatttttaatgttgtgtATAACGAGGATGAGTGTCAACGTGCAATCAAGAGCAacagtatttacattttatgaTAACatctaaaagaaatatttgcagtGAAGAGTAGCTTTGTCCAATCCGGTAAGGCAGTTCAGCTTtcactgctatttttattatgaaaatgaaaacctttgcTCTCCACAATTTGAAAAAAGTCAGCAGAAACatgcatctctttttttttaactgttctaCAAATAAGCTGGGAAAAGAACAGATACAAAATCCATTTTgttgaattttctgttttctataaagcttatttaaaaatagagggGTTTGTagcaaaaaaatcttttttttctagagcAAGCCAAATATTGGGCAACGTTTACAGTTTGACAGTTGAGCAGATTGCGACTCTTAATTTCTATCTTCCAAAAGAAGTTTGCTAATCTTGTCTCTTTTTCAGCCAAAAAATTCCAATCTTATAATTATCTAGGTCTTGTCATAAAAGCATAATAACAGCTTGAAAAACATGTTTGAAAAGTgaataaaaactgattttttgtgtgtttaatgATTCTGGTTTAGctaatttaaagtaaaaaaatgatACTTAATACAATCAGAAGAAATCCTGTTTTGTGCTGACCACAAATGTCCCCATGTATTAATTGACAGAGTTAACTTTTCCTGTTCAGCATGTAGTGAAGCCATCTGAAGCAGAAAACACCATGGCCTTTAGTCACTTAGTGCCCTGAACTTACTGAAAAAGGTAACTGTGGCCTTGTCTAAATTCATAGCAGTTCTTTGTATTCTAGTTTTCAACGAGTTCTATTAATTTTCTCAGCTAGATATCTAAATTGCTCATCCTTAATGCTGACTCTctgaagaaagattttgttAAATTGAAGCAAGACATGAAACTCAACATAAAGACAGAGGCTGTGTCTGCTGTAATGCATGTATGCTATATGAACTATAATTCATATACCAAGAGCAGCTCATTAGATATTCAAGATGGATCACACATGGAAAGAAATACACTTTTAACCTAGTAAGAGCCTTGTTCAGGTAGAAAGCCTGATTCATGATCTGAGATAGTTTTTCAGAGCTAATTAAATGCTACTGGTTCAATTACTTAAAATTTGATCATATATTATCACTAGTTGAAAAGAAGTTAATGACGGCGAGACATTCCTTTTCCCATGGAAGATGTGACATGAGTTAAGAAATGATTTATTATTGGTCATCACAAGAAAAACTCAGAATATATCCCATTACTCTTATTAGTAGGAAAATCATTCCCCTCTATGTGAATACATTTCTTCAATGGAGAGAGAATTTCTGCAAAGTTGTGTGGGATGGTTCAGGGAGAAAACCACCAGTAACCACGAGGTGTCACTACACTTGCACTTCCCTGAGAGAAAGTGGATTGGAGAATGTTTCGGTGACATCATGTACAGAGATTTTTGGGTAATTTCAGTAATTACTAGCAGTTCAGATGAACTCTGTGAAGTCTTGCTTGGTCGAGGCTCTGTGCAGAGAGTTCTATTGTATTGCAGAGTTTTGTTAAATCTGATGGGGTAATTTTGTACAGCTGAAGTGTGTTCTGCCATACACTGGTCCTTATATTTTAAAGGTACCTAAGTGCCCAAAGTTGCAAGGATTTAGAGTTGTGATGGGGTCTTCTGAAATGCCCATCTCTATTTTCAgctttgttgtgtgtgtgtttaaattGGGCTCTAGCTTCCTAGCCAAGGTAGAAACATTCTGCTGTATAAAATTAGTGTTTAAACTACTCTTGACAGAGATACAAGTGTAGTGGTGAAATATTCATAATGCAAACCGACATTAATTCAAGCTTTCTTGGCTCTGATAAGTCTCAAATGCAGATCTGTTTTCATGGACAACTTCCTAAGCAGtagaattttaaaagctacaggtttctaaatgaaaagtattttttttctcagagcaCAAAAGCAAGTTAGGATTTTTGTtcaagcttaaaaaataaaacaccaccaGCAAAATTTAGTGGATAAAGAGTTGCCAGACACCAGAAGCGTTTGTGTCTGTTACACTAAGGTAGCTATTAGAGTGAACAAGCAGTGTGTTGTAGTTTGTGCTCGCTGACAGCTCAGCGTTAAGTCTAAGCATGCCTCCTGACAGGTGGAATCTTTGTCCCTCCCTTTGACAGGCTGACAGTGCTTGTTTCTGCAATGACTGCTGATGTTGGAAATGTGCGAATGGAACAGCATCTTTCTTGTTGATGCTTCTTCTTTTGTTacttttattctgctttgaaTTGGATCTTGAAAACTACTGGACGAGAGTCCAACTGCAGTGAGACATGCTGTATCTTCCCTTTAGTAATGCATGAGCTGCTTAAACTTTGAttctttggggagggggaaggctGTGCAGTGGTGCCATGGAGTTTGAACTGCGTTTCTTCCGTTGTGTGTCGTGTTTTCTAATAAGACTCCATTATACAATTACACAATTGTGGATGGCTGTCGTTGCCATTGGGCATTGTGTGTCTGTAAtgggcagctgggctgggatTCTGGGAGATGGTCCAGAATTGagacttaaaaagaaattttctgctctttttgttAATTGGAATGCAATACTtgtaaattttatttggaattaTAAAGGTCCTGGGTGGGGGATTCTATATGTGTGCTCTGCTTCATTCGAACAACAGTCTGCAACTAAATCTGCACGGTAGCTTGGGCTCTCATTAAACCTTTCTTAAAGAGAGAACATTAATAAACAAGGCGTAGTAGTGGTGAAGGATGTCAAACTGCCATGCAGCTTTGAGATCAGTGTTTTACTTCTGCATGTGGATGCAAGTTTCTCTGAGAGCTGATGTTTTAAGGACttggttgttgttgtgtttttttattattatttttagtctaGGAGAGCATCTGTCTTCTCCAATAATGCCTTGCTAATGGAACCCCAGTATGAGGCCTCtgggtttgattttgtttgctgtttacaccattctcatctcaaacctttGAGACATTTTGGGTCTAACATTCACACCTTAATATCTTCGGGCTTTCATCATCAGCTTTTGGGGAGCTTCAGTTAAACTGTGAAACTGTTCCTGTGCGTGTTAACACTTCTTTGTGTGATTTGATGCCGCACAATGAGGACCTGGTTATAACTGttgcacagagaggaaaaaccCATCTCAGGGAGTAATTACCAACAGACGGAGTCAGAGAGAAGGTTAAAGCTTCAGATGTTGGCAGCCCCATAGATCTTTAGTAAGAACAGAATACTAGAAAGGGGTACCTGGGTTGAGTCCCATCTTTCCAGGCACAGTTAAAAATGTCATTACGAATCCATAGGGCTCTGCTCCAGGAACCTTTGCACACCACAACCTGAGCAATTACCTGGGAGCAATAGTAGGACCATCTCTAGAGAAATACAGAGGCAGAATAACCTGTTCACAGCTGTCCTCAAGacaagaggcagcagcaccaggaaacAGCTGTAGTTCATTGCATATGATTATGGTTTGGTGACCTGGGTTGAATGCAGATGGGAATTTCTGTCAGCTAAAATGGAGGTGGTAAGTGTCTCCAAGCTCAGAGTGTTCCTTGGGGTCTTGAGGAACAGCTTATTTTGATCAATCATttagaaaggaataaaaacccTTAAAGAGACCTTAATATGTTACAGTAATAAGAACACATTATAGAACAACGTCCTTAGTTCCGTTGTTTATAGAAATAACTGTGTTCCCACCTCAGTAAGATCTTTCAGCATCCTCAATCACCTCCCACTTGGTCCTTGGTTCCTTGTCCCTGTGCCGGCACACATGCACCCAGGTCATCAGGTGTCACCACCACTGATGAGCAGGGAAGAGCCAGCACACCCCAGGGCCAGCCCGGAGCTGTTGGCTGCTCAGCCCCGCAGTGGTGGAGTCGGCTATGGGGACTCCTCTTCAACCTACAAGTTCTGTTTCCTGGAACTCGTAGGAATTTACCATCTCCAATTCCGCTGTAAAATTTGTTCAGTATCAGTGTGTTTGGCTCAAGAAGTTTGTGGTGGGGAGGGCTGACCAGCAGATGATAGCACGATTGCACAGACCTCATTTACTCAGCTAACGGTGCGTAAAAGAATCATGCAGTTTCTTGGGGGGAGGCTCAATTTACATcaactctgtttttattttcctttattttcaaatacacaCAGTATTTGTGAGATTTTTGATCAGATAATGTCTTTGAGCAAAAATATACACCATCAGTGAAAGGAATGAGCGTTTTACCAATACTATTATCATagatgggggagaaaaagtaGAGAAAGGGTGTTTTTCAGTATTGCTGCTACTCTTTCATGCACTTGAGAGCATTTCCCCTTTCTTAGTGGTTTACTTGGTCAGGCTTTTTGCAGAAAAGCGTGGTGGGGaaaacaacttctttttttttttaatgtggaaatGCAAttgtaaaataacttttaaaggAACGAGTTCATTTAGATTTGGTTGGCACctggatatatatatttttcaattcAATACAGATGAAGAAACTAACTTGTGACACTAAAGATCTTGTGCTAAGTGTTAATCATTTAGGATAGTCATATGGACTCCCATATTTGCTACACAAAGAGGTAGCAGGGTAGAATTAAGGCTAAAGTGGGGTGGGCTTTCTTGTTCTTTCACCTTTGTTATACAAATACCTTGCAATactaaaaatattacatttctaCCCCATTTGGGATAGAACTAAATCTAAGGTAGTTGAGACATTTAAGCACCATTCACCCCTTTATAGGGTGCTTACTTATAAGAAGCAAAGAGTGTTGGGTACATCCTCAGAATCCATCAGCCACAATAATGCTGCAACACATACAGTTTGCATCGACTGAAAAACACCTACATACCAAAAATTACCTTGGGCAGTTTACTGCCGTAACGACAAAAGGGATGCACATGAtgataattttcattttgtactaTATTTTCACCTAAGGATGATGGTGGAAGAATTACACCTCCTAATGTTCCTTTCAAAGATGGCAATATTGTTCAACCTATATTAAAGGTAATGAGATGAGCAGTGAGTGGTTAGATCTtgtgaaaaatgaagttttaaatgcATACTTCATTGTCTAAAAGCTCACAGATGACTTTTTTCCTGTAATGAccatagaaaatgtgttggcAGCATATCACAATGAATAATCCTTACTCCTATTTATGTGCTATAGGCACTCCAAAATTACCCAGACATATTTCTTACCCAAGTTTATAACCAGATTCAAATCAGTCTCTACATTTGTGCCAAAAATTGAACTGCAGTCAtctcacagaaaataattctatCTACCTGACAGACGAGTCTTAAATCCctgattttctcctttccccagaGTGAAATTCACTTTAATCTggtattaatgtatttttccttcagtcgCCTGCAAGAGAATCCCATAATCTCGCCGTAGTGATTGCGCAGACCATGGAAGATACGGTGCACATGTAGCATTCTCATAGGTTATTCCAGTCGTCTAGATTGTGTAAAATCCTTTGACGTTAATTGGGATAAGTTTTCTCTCTAACGTGATGTTGAACTTCTCTTTCAGTGTCTTCTCCACCTCTTCATCTTTAAGGGTTATAAATTCCACCAGATCCGTGTTTTCCTTGTAATTGTACGTGGTCTCCGTGAGCGTCCACCCAATGAGCGCTCGAAAGCCATCGGTGGTTTGGAGTGTGCAGATAGACTTCTTGGTAAAGAGGGAATCTGGAGATGTCTGAAGGTACGTACACTGGAAACGGAAATCTTCCACTGTCCGTGGTTCAAGACTGAACATATACACTTTCCGACACTCTTTTTTCTCTAGAAGATCAGAATTTGAGAAATTTTGATTGGGGATATATTGTTTCCGTCTCATTTTCTCAAGGTACCAggtggcatttttttctgtgaaacgAAAGACACCGGGCGCCTGGGGCTGGTCTTTCCCTGACACAAGCTCCATCGGCTGCCACATTTGATAGGATACACCAAAGCCTCCATCAACAATGTAGGCTTTCCCATCAATAACTACCTTCACTAGGAGATGGGTCATGATGTTGGCATATGCGTTTTCGTGTGGGTTGAACACATACGCTCCCAGAAAGCTGGCG from Anas acuta chromosome 10, bAnaAcu1.1, whole genome shotgun sequence includes the following:
- the MPHOSPH6 gene encoding M-phase phosphoprotein 6, with translation MAGEVKTKLSKNLLRMKFMQRGLDSQTKKQLEEEEKKIISEEHWYLDLPDLKEKESFIIEERSFMLCEDLLYGRMSFKGFNPEIEKLMVQMNSKSKKEEIEVDDKMEADVSDEEMARRYETLVGTIGKKFLKKRDQRVLRDEDEDENSNSRPKKAKKMFLKPQD
- the LOC137861737 gene encoding arylamine N-acetyltransferase, pineal gland isozyme NAT-10; this translates as MNLEEYFARTGYKGSLENQDLETLTDIFQHHIRAVPFENLSIHCGEKITLELEHVYNKIVRRKRGGWCMENNQLLGWVLKCLGYDASFLGAYVFNPHENAYANIMTHLLVKVVIDGKAYIVDGGFGVSYQMWQPMELVSGKDQPQAPGVFRFTEKNATWYLEKMRRKQYIPNQNFSNSDLLEKKECRKVYMFSLEPRTVEDFRFQCTYLQTSPDSLFTKKSICTLQTTDGFRALIGWTLTETTYNYKENTDLVEFITLKDEEVEKTLKEKFNITLERKLIPINVKGFYTI